The Candidatus Caldatribacterium sp. genome has a segment encoding these proteins:
- the lipB gene encoding lipoyl(octanoyl) transferase LipB, whose amino-acid sequence MISFPYRVLGEVPYGEALRLQRELVAEIIAQELPGVLLLLEHPPVITLGRGAKREHLLVPEAKLRERGVELYEIERGGDVTYHGPGQIVGYPLLNLRFWQKDVHAFLRALEEVLIEFLRVFGISGFRFPPYTGVWVEKEGPKKIAAIGVAVKQWVTYHGFALNVSPELSFFRYIVPCGIRDFGVTSLREILGRDFSGKERVSMAHLLAQKFGEVFGFAMEEVESEHPSFVD is encoded by the coding sequence CCTTACCGTGTACTTGGAGAAGTGCCTTACGGAGAGGCCCTCAGGCTCCAGCGAGAACTTGTTGCAGAAATTATTGCCCAGGAACTCCCGGGTGTACTCCTTCTCCTTGAGCATCCTCCGGTTATAACTCTGGGGCGAGGGGCAAAAAGAGAGCATCTCCTTGTGCCCGAGGCGAAGCTGAGAGAAAGAGGAGTCGAGCTCTACGAAATCGAGCGAGGGGGCGATGTGACCTACCATGGTCCCGGACAAATCGTGGGGTATCCTCTTTTGAACCTTCGGTTCTGGCAGAAGGACGTGCATGCCTTCTTGAGGGCTCTTGAAGAGGTGCTCATTGAGTTCCTCAGGGTCTTTGGGATTTCGGGTTTTCGCTTCCCTCCGTACACCGGGGTCTGGGTGGAAAAGGAGGGGCCCAAGAAAATTGCCGCTATCGGGGTAGCGGTCAAGCAGTGGGTGACCTACCACGGATTTGCGCTCAACGTCTCTCCTGAGCTTTCCTTTTTCCGGTACATTGTTCCCTGCGGCATCCGGGATTTCGGGGTGACGAGCCTTCGAGAAATTCTGGGGAGAGATTTCTCGGGAAAAGAGCGTGTGTCAATGGCGCACCTCCTGGCCCAGAAATTCGGCGAGGTCTTTGGATTCGCTATGGAGGAGGTAGAGAGTGAGCACCCTTCCTTCGTGGATTAA